One Micromonospora sp. FIMYZ51 genomic window carries:
- a CDS encoding acetyltransferase, with translation MTDLVIRPLVAGEEALFDSMPDPLPQLRQVSYADGLAGGGYRPEHTWIALRAGRVVGRAAWLLPPGSVGEPWLERFDLAAEPAVGGALLRTAHAALGGPKTYYASAPAYWRRQPQVRATVEATMAAARLAGLVEGGERLRCSWTGGPLPTSADRSSSGAAPAARPSSDAASAVRSSLLPVVAGRFSIRPAADAAEIRSLAARIAEPELLTGAETARMVGGVDLARDPLARLTGPASGWRVALDGSEPVGLAAPVGDACYPMIAYLGLLDAAARSELLVDAVAILADAGAYEVIADVDAHRVAVVAELERTGFRRLRSRVVFTPA, from the coding sequence ATGACCGATCTGGTCATCCGTCCGCTCGTCGCGGGCGAGGAAGCACTGTTCGACTCGATGCCCGACCCGTTGCCGCAACTGCGGCAGGTGAGCTACGCCGACGGGCTCGCCGGTGGCGGCTACCGCCCCGAGCACACCTGGATCGCGCTGCGCGCCGGCCGGGTGGTCGGCCGGGCCGCCTGGCTGTTGCCGCCCGGATCGGTGGGGGAGCCGTGGCTGGAACGTTTCGACCTGGCCGCCGAGCCGGCGGTGGGTGGCGCGCTGCTGCGCACCGCCCATGCGGCGCTCGGCGGGCCGAAGACGTACTACGCCTCGGCGCCGGCGTACTGGCGACGGCAGCCGCAGGTGCGGGCCACGGTCGAGGCCACGATGGCGGCGGCCCGGTTGGCGGGCCTGGTCGAGGGCGGCGAGCGGCTCCGGTGCTCGTGGACGGGCGGTCCACTGCCGACCTCCGCAGACCGGTCGTCGTCTGGCGCCGCCCCCGCCGCCCGGCCCTCGTCCGATGCGGCCTCCGCCGTCCGGTCGTCGTTGCTGCCGGTCGTCGCCGGTCGGTTCTCGATCCGGCCGGCCGCCGACGCGGCGGAGATCAGATCGTTGGCCGCCCGGATCGCTGAGCCGGAGTTGCTTACCGGTGCGGAGACGGCACGGATGGTCGGTGGGGTGGACCTGGCCCGTGATCCGCTGGCCCGGCTGACCGGGCCGGCGTCGGGTTGGCGGGTGGCGCTCGACGGCAGCGAACCCGTCGGGCTGGCCGCACCGGTCGGTGACGCCTGCTATCCGATGATCGCCTACCTTGGCTTGCTCGACGCGGCGGCCCGCAGTGAACTGCTTGTCGACGCGGTCGCGATTCTGGCCGACGCCGGGGCGTACGAGGTGATCGCCGACGTGGACGCGCACCGGGTGGCCGTGGTGGCGGAACTGGAGCGGACCGGCTTCCGGCGGTTGCGCTCCCGGGTGGTCTTCACGCCGGCCTGA